Proteins found in one Plectropomus leopardus isolate mb chromosome 9, YSFRI_Pleo_2.0, whole genome shotgun sequence genomic segment:
- the LOC121948552 gene encoding F-BAR and double SH3 domains protein 1-like isoform X2: MQPPPRKVKESQQVKLVFSEQLSRLQSKQHQDTELLEEIRTFSKQRAAIEKEYAQALQRLAVQYQKRDWQRGNTDAVTSGSVFGVWRSVVDATAHSAASRLAAAEEYRRLIGHASRSLRNAKDIRAKRGLEQLQRVQGEVVDALRELHRIKKSYYQLSHIANVAREKAADAQSRARKSEHGIFHFKTGLQKMTAKLNTRLKECEDRLTEVRNEYLLALSAVNGHHQHYYTNDLPHIMEQMDGDVYNDLRSHFTLLCGTEMDTCLATHKQYSTIWESVAKVTREKNVVQFLQESVSFSKIPEFTFQPAPRDKVLTLQEVCASEAEGCLVKEAKKWTAKAAKDYKIITHGERALQMLESRLKLLSGETGLSVEQKIAEVQDSVRKAKLSRVKAEARLALLSDSVTGIELWLHNAMNQAEEELERERRLSEQRKSTEDFSEDEFELTDFEDYEDENGDIFADPVSASGVCIYPAACRVIYSYQASQSDELSIMEGEELQVIEDGDMEDWLKVCNSCGQVGYVPERYVQFLCLPAEDSAQLDSSFSSTSSTGNKERAGSRGVARALYSYQAQSAEELSFQEGALIHLIRCRHAEVDDGFWEGELNGRIGVFPSLVVELVHDEGEEEEKEEEPLSTPTMPPFSPSGPTTSDPGCSSALAATPPGCVEDKQQVFPLKLADNSVESAGSSHNSPDLSSSRLRPCRAPPPPPTQKPSAQP; this comes from the exons ATGCAGCCGCCACCGCGAAAG gtaaaGGAGAGCCAGCAGGTGAAACTGGTGTTCTCAGAGCAGCTCAGCAGATTGCAGAGCAAACAGCATCAGGACActgagctgctggaggagatCAG GACGTTCAGTAAGCAGCGAGCAGCGATAGAGAAAGAGTATGCTCAG GCTCTTCAGAGGTTGGCTGTCCAGTACCAGAAAAGAGACTGGCAAAGAGGAAATACAGATGCTGTCACCTCTGg GAGTGTGTTTGGCGTGTGGCGGTCAGTGGTAGATGCCACAGCTCATTCTGCCGCATCACGACTAGCCGCTGCAGAGGAATATCGCCGACTAATTGGACACGCCTCCAGAAGTCTTCGCAATGCAAAGGACATCCGAGCTAAGAGA ggcctggagcagctgcagagggtACAGGGGGAAGTGGTTGATGCTCTGCGGGAGCTGCACAGGATCAAGAAGAGCTATTACCAACTCAGTCATATTGCCAATGTTGCCAGAGAGAAAGCTGCGGATGCACAgagcag agCCAGAAAGAGTGAACATGGAATTTTCCACTTTAAAACAGGACTACAAAAGATGACTGCTAAg ctcaACACCAGGTTAAAAGAGTGTGAAGACCGTTTGACTGAAGTTCGTAATGAGTATCTGCTGGCATTATCAGCAGTCAATGGCCATCATCAACACTACTATACGAATGACTTACCACATATTATGGag CAAATGGACGGTGATGTTTACAATGACTTGAGGAGCCATTTCACTCTGCTGTGTGGGACAGAGATGGATACTTGTCTGGCTACACACAAACAGTACAGCACCATATGGGAGAGTGTTGCCAAG GTGaccagagagaaaaatgttgtgCAGTTTCTTCAGGAATCTGTCTCCTTCAGCAAAATCCCCGAATTCACCTTCCAGCCAGCTCCACGTGACaag GTGTTGACTCTACAGGAGGTTTGTGCCTCTGAAGCAGAGGGCTGTCTGGTTAAAGAAGCCAAGAAATGGACCGCTAAAGCCGCCAAGGACTACAAGATCATCACCCATGGAGAGAGG gCTCTGCAGATGCTGGAGAGTCGGTTGAAGCTGTTGTCAGGGGAGACGGGGCTCAGTGTGGAGCAGAAGATAGCAGAGGTGCAGGACAGCGTCAGGAAAGCCAAG CTCAGTAGGGTGAAGGCTGAAGCCCGTCTGGCTCTGTTATCAGACAGTGTCACAGGAATCGAACTGTGGCTCCACAACGCCATGAACcaggcagaggaggagctggagagggagagacgcCTCAGTGAACAGAGGAAGTCGACTGAGGACTTTTCA GAAGATGAGTTTGAGCTGACTGACTTTGAGGACTATGAAGATGAGAACGGAGACATCTTTGCAGATCCAGTGTCGGCATCTGGAGTGTGTATTTaccctgcagcctgcagagtCATCTATAGCTATCAG GCTAGCCAATCAGATGAGCTGTCTATCATGGAAGGGGAGGAGCTTCAAGTGATTGAGGATGGAGACATGGAGGACTGGCTGAAG GTGTGTAACTCGTGTGGTCAGGTGGGGTATGTTCCTGAGCGTTACGTGCAGTTCCTGTGTTTACCAGCTGAGGATTCTGCTCAGCTGGACAGCTCCTTCAGCTCAACCTCATCCACTGGGAACAAAGAGCGGGCAGGGAGCAGAG GAGTAGCCAGAGCTCTGTACTCTTACCAGGCCCAGAGTGCAGAGGAGCTATCCTTCCAGGAGGGGGCACTGATTCACCTGATCCGCTGTCGACATGCAGAG GTGGATGATGGGTTTTGGGAGGGAGAGCTGAATGGACGGATCGGTGTCTTCCCATCGTTAGTGGTGGAGCTGGTCCATgatgaaggggaggaggaggaaaaggaggaggag CCTCTCTCCACCCCAACCATGCCTCCCTTCTCCCCCTCCGGCCCAACCACATCAGACCCCGGCTGTAGTTCAGCACTCGCTGCGACTCCCCCTGGCTGTGTGGAGGACAAACAGCAGGTGTTTCCTCTAAAGCTGGCAGACAACTCAGTCG AGTCTGCAGGCAGCAGCCACAACTCTCCAGATCTCTCCAGCAGTCGACTTAGACCA TGTCgagcacctcctcctcctccgacACAGAAGCCTTCAGCTCAGCCCTGA
- the LOC121948552 gene encoding F-BAR and double SH3 domains protein 1-like isoform X1 produces MQPPPRKVKESQQVKLVFSEQLSRLQSKQHQDTELLEEIRTFSKQRAAIEKEYAQALQRLAVQYQKRDWQRGNTDAVTSGSVFGVWRSVVDATAHSAASRLAAAEEYRRLIGHASRSLRNAKDIRAKRGLEQLQRVQGEVVDALRELHRIKKSYYQLSHIANVAREKAADAQSRARKSEHGIFHFKTGLQKMTAKLNTRLKECEDRLTEVRNEYLLALSAVNGHHQHYYTNDLPHIMEQMDGDVYNDLRSHFTLLCGTEMDTCLATHKQYSTIWESVAKVTREKNVVQFLQESVSFSKIPEFTFQPAPRDKVLTLQEVCASEAEGCLVKEAKKWTAKAAKDYKIITHGERALQMLESRLKLLSGETGLSVEQKIAEVQDSVRKAKLSRVKAEARLALLSDSVTGIELWLHNAMNQAEEELERERRLSEQRKSTEDFSEDEFELTDFEDYEDENGDIFADPVSASGVCIYPAACRVIYSYQASQSDELSIMEGEELQVIEDGDMEDWLKVCNSCGQVGYVPERYVQFLCLPAEDSAQLDSSFSSTSSTGNKERAGSRGVARALYSYQAQSAEELSFQEGALIHLIRCRHAEVDDGFWEGELNGRIGVFPSLVVELVHDEGEEEEKEEEEPLSTPTMPPFSPSGPTTSDPGCSSALAATPPGCVEDKQQVFPLKLADNSVESAGSSHNSPDLSSSRLRPCRAPPPPPTQKPSAQP; encoded by the exons ATGCAGCCGCCACCGCGAAAG gtaaaGGAGAGCCAGCAGGTGAAACTGGTGTTCTCAGAGCAGCTCAGCAGATTGCAGAGCAAACAGCATCAGGACActgagctgctggaggagatCAG GACGTTCAGTAAGCAGCGAGCAGCGATAGAGAAAGAGTATGCTCAG GCTCTTCAGAGGTTGGCTGTCCAGTACCAGAAAAGAGACTGGCAAAGAGGAAATACAGATGCTGTCACCTCTGg GAGTGTGTTTGGCGTGTGGCGGTCAGTGGTAGATGCCACAGCTCATTCTGCCGCATCACGACTAGCCGCTGCAGAGGAATATCGCCGACTAATTGGACACGCCTCCAGAAGTCTTCGCAATGCAAAGGACATCCGAGCTAAGAGA ggcctggagcagctgcagagggtACAGGGGGAAGTGGTTGATGCTCTGCGGGAGCTGCACAGGATCAAGAAGAGCTATTACCAACTCAGTCATATTGCCAATGTTGCCAGAGAGAAAGCTGCGGATGCACAgagcag agCCAGAAAGAGTGAACATGGAATTTTCCACTTTAAAACAGGACTACAAAAGATGACTGCTAAg ctcaACACCAGGTTAAAAGAGTGTGAAGACCGTTTGACTGAAGTTCGTAATGAGTATCTGCTGGCATTATCAGCAGTCAATGGCCATCATCAACACTACTATACGAATGACTTACCACATATTATGGag CAAATGGACGGTGATGTTTACAATGACTTGAGGAGCCATTTCACTCTGCTGTGTGGGACAGAGATGGATACTTGTCTGGCTACACACAAACAGTACAGCACCATATGGGAGAGTGTTGCCAAG GTGaccagagagaaaaatgttgtgCAGTTTCTTCAGGAATCTGTCTCCTTCAGCAAAATCCCCGAATTCACCTTCCAGCCAGCTCCACGTGACaag GTGTTGACTCTACAGGAGGTTTGTGCCTCTGAAGCAGAGGGCTGTCTGGTTAAAGAAGCCAAGAAATGGACCGCTAAAGCCGCCAAGGACTACAAGATCATCACCCATGGAGAGAGG gCTCTGCAGATGCTGGAGAGTCGGTTGAAGCTGTTGTCAGGGGAGACGGGGCTCAGTGTGGAGCAGAAGATAGCAGAGGTGCAGGACAGCGTCAGGAAAGCCAAG CTCAGTAGGGTGAAGGCTGAAGCCCGTCTGGCTCTGTTATCAGACAGTGTCACAGGAATCGAACTGTGGCTCCACAACGCCATGAACcaggcagaggaggagctggagagggagagacgcCTCAGTGAACAGAGGAAGTCGACTGAGGACTTTTCA GAAGATGAGTTTGAGCTGACTGACTTTGAGGACTATGAAGATGAGAACGGAGACATCTTTGCAGATCCAGTGTCGGCATCTGGAGTGTGTATTTaccctgcagcctgcagagtCATCTATAGCTATCAG GCTAGCCAATCAGATGAGCTGTCTATCATGGAAGGGGAGGAGCTTCAAGTGATTGAGGATGGAGACATGGAGGACTGGCTGAAG GTGTGTAACTCGTGTGGTCAGGTGGGGTATGTTCCTGAGCGTTACGTGCAGTTCCTGTGTTTACCAGCTGAGGATTCTGCTCAGCTGGACAGCTCCTTCAGCTCAACCTCATCCACTGGGAACAAAGAGCGGGCAGGGAGCAGAG GAGTAGCCAGAGCTCTGTACTCTTACCAGGCCCAGAGTGCAGAGGAGCTATCCTTCCAGGAGGGGGCACTGATTCACCTGATCCGCTGTCGACATGCAGAG GTGGATGATGGGTTTTGGGAGGGAGAGCTGAATGGACGGATCGGTGTCTTCCCATCGTTAGTGGTGGAGCTGGTCCATgatgaaggggaggaggaggaaaaggaggaggaggag CCTCTCTCCACCCCAACCATGCCTCCCTTCTCCCCCTCCGGCCCAACCACATCAGACCCCGGCTGTAGTTCAGCACTCGCTGCGACTCCCCCTGGCTGTGTGGAGGACAAACAGCAGGTGTTTCCTCTAAAGCTGGCAGACAACTCAGTCG AGTCTGCAGGCAGCAGCCACAACTCTCCAGATCTCTCCAGCAGTCGACTTAGACCA TGTCgagcacctcctcctcctccgacACAGAAGCCTTCAGCTCAGCCCTGA